One segment of Struthio camelus isolate bStrCam1 chromosome 27, bStrCam1.hap1, whole genome shotgun sequence DNA contains the following:
- the LOC104148912 gene encoding glycerol-3-phosphate acyltransferase 2, mitochondrial isoform X3, whose protein sequence is MKTWVCDLGQKLEIFTPFLGKYRPFVGRCCQTCTPRSWDRFYHEQFSSLSFRNVIQVTEENTRYRGWLVRRLCYFLAVLDWKVPADTPGDLAERICHSKRVQDVAAGQAHGSGGDSKSQLQWREKVLKILAQIQAPLSLFMLRLCSWALLRLLNCLFLNVQLHRGQLEMVLRAARTPGVPLVFLSTHKSQLDGLLLSFLLFSQGLGVPRVTVGGQTCSPHLRALLSCLGGVFLPARTEQMPSDQDEELSGAVLAAYVEEVLKSRQPLLIFLEEPFSSTLHLSASAWEWLALVYRALRDGAVSDILLVPVGIAYDVAPDGCREERADSAQPLGLCACLWAACRALCREFGCVRVDFAQPFSLQEFAAKNLVRRSCAAKSLEELLLPSILSTCQLDGDKAEVWGPGAGTAAGLKAEEEMLVTKLGLHSLSDGVACSAVMAVGITSALLLHKHREGVFLSRLMSDFSWLLEEILLRHHDVGFSGQLRAVVLHSLSLLSARVAVYCLSPPGDVLVVPEASAAAWQELGLHSAALLPVFASEAVGACAIHALLVEMLPFLGMVTRPCGMVLSQDELYRKILALLRLLPLNLLGLQPCQTLECYSQDVLDKLVRCGLLEAEELEREHRLCDVAHRPFLRRLPWMEMDFADSDSDDEDNVSKRCFKLCQPHGSPDFLLFLCRLLSPVLKTYARAAAFLDEPSWPQPEPAYVDALQRFLAEDGSFEWANRSLALSSLQTFKELGVLKEVTSPAGPLLRLGEPFRSRENREKLEAFIQQFTER, encoded by the exons ATGAAAACCTGGGTTTGTGATTTGGGGCAGAAACTGGAGATTTTCACCCCTTTCCTGGGCAAGTACCGTCCGTTCGTGGGGCGTTGCTGCCAGACCTGCACCCCGAGGAGCTGG gatcGCTTCTACCATGAGCAGTTCTCCTCTCTCAGCTTCCGCAACGTCATCCAGGTGACAGAGGAAAACACTAG GTACAGGGGCTGGCTGGTTCGAAGACTCTGCTATTTCCTCGCTGTCTTGGATTGGAAAGTTCCTGCTGACACCCCCGGAGACCTCGCGGAGAGGATCTGCCACAGTAAAAG GGTACAGGATGTTGCTGCTGGCCAGGCCCACGGCTCTGGAGGGGACAGCAAGTCCCAGCTACAATGGAGGGAAAAAGTACTCAAGATCCTGGCCCAAATTCAGGCCCCACTCTCTCTTTTCATGCTGAG gctgtgcagctgggctctgctcaggCTCCTGAACTGCCTCTTTCTCAACGTGCAGCTCCACCGTGGGCAGCTGGAGATGGTGCTGAGGGCTGCCAGGACG cctggcgTGCCGCTGGTTTTCCTCTCAACGCACAAGTCACAGCTGGATGGGttactgctctccttcctcctcttctcccagggCCTAGGGGTGCCCAGAGTGACGGTGGGTGGCCAAACGTGCAGCCCTCACCTCCG GGCCTTGCTCAGCTGCCTGGGAGGTGTCTTCCTGCCCGCAAGGACGGAGCAGATGCCGAGCGACCAGGACGAAGAGCTCTCAGGGGCTGTACTTGCTGCG TATGTtgaggaggtgctgaagagccGGCAGCCTCTGCTGATCTTCCTGGAAGAGCCCTTCTCCAGCACCCTgcatctctctgcctctgcctgggaGTGGCTGGCCCTGGTGTACCGAGCTTTGCGGGACGGCGCCGTCTCCGACATCCTCCTGGTCCCCGTGGGCATCGCCTATGACGTGGCCCCCGACGGCTGTCGCGAGGAGCGAGCG GACAGCGCTCAGCCCCTCGGCCTCTGCGCCTGCCTCTGGGCAGCGTGCCGAGCCTTGTGCCGAGAGTTCGGCTGCGTCCGGGTGGACTTCGCCCAGCCCTTCTCCTTACAG GAGTTTGCAGCAAAAAACCTCGTCAGACGGAGCTGCGCAGCGAAGtcactggaggagctgctgctgcccagcatcCTCAGCACGTG CCAGCTGGACGGCGACAAGGCAGAGGTTTGGGGTCCAGGTGCTGGAACAGCTGCCGGCttgaaggcagaagaagaaatgttgGTGACCAAGCTGGGCCTGCACTCCCTGAGCG ACGGTGTTGCCTGCTCCGCTGTCATGGCTGTGGGGATCACATCCGCACTGCTGCTGCACAAGCACCGCGAG GGTGTCTTCCTCTCTCGGCTCATGTCCGACTTCTCATGGCTCCTGGAGGAGATCCTGCTGCGCCACCACGACGTGGGCTTCTCGGGGCAGCTCCGCGCCGTGGTGCTGCACAGCCTCTCCCTGCTCAGCGCCCGCGTCGCCGTGTACTGTCTCTCGCCCCCCGGTGACGTCCTGGTGGTCCCTGAGGCCTCGGCGGCAGCTTGGCAGGAGCTGGGCCTCCACAGCGCGGCCCTCCTGCCCGTCTTCGCCAGCGAGGCGGTGGGAG CTTGTGCCATCCACGCCTTGCTGGTGGAGATGCTGCCCTTTCTGGGGATGGTCACCAGGCCCTGCGGCATGGTGCTGAGCCAGGACGAGCTGTACCGCAAGATCCTGGCGCTCCTCCGGCTCCTGCCCCTCAACCTGCTGGGGCTCCAG ccctgccagaCCCTCGAGTGCTACAGCCAGGATGTCTTGGACAAGCTCGTCCGGTGTGGGCTGCTGGAGGCTGAAGAG TTGGAGCGCGAGCACCGGCTCTGTGACGTGGCCCACCGGCCCTTCCTCAGGAGGCTGCCCTGGATGGAGATGGACTTCGCGGACAGCGACAGCGATGATGAGGACAACGTCAGCAAGCGCTGCTTCAAG ctctgccagcCTCACGGCTCGCCtgacttcctcctcttcctctgccggCTCCTGAGTCCGGTGCTGAAGACCTACGCGAGAGCAGCCGCTTTCCTGGACGAGCCCAGCTGGCCCCAGCCCG AGCCGGCCTACGTGGATGCGCTGCAGCGCTTCTTGGCAGAGGACGGCAGTTTCG aGTGGGCGAACAGGAGCCTGGCCCTGAGCTCTCTGCAGACCTTCAAGGAGCTGGGG gtGCTGAAGGAGGTGACGAGCCCCGCAGGGCCCCTTCTGCGCCTCGGCGAGCCTTTCCGCTCCAGGGAGAACCGGGAGAAGCTGGAGGCCTTCATCCAGCAGTTCACAGAGCGGTGA
- the LOC104148912 gene encoding glycerol-3-phosphate acyltransferase 2, mitochondrial isoform X1, translating to MKTWVCDLGQKLEIFTPFLGKYRPFVGRCCQTCTPRSWDRFYHEQFSSLSFRNVIQVTEENTRYRGWLVRRLCYFLAVLDWKVPADTPGDLAERICHSKRVQDVAAGQAHGSGGDSKSQLQWREKVLKILAQIQAPLSLFMLRLCSWALLRLLNCLFLNVQLHRGQLEMVLRAARTPGVPLVFLSTHKSQLDGLLLSFLLFSQGLGVPRVTVGGQTCSPHLRALLSCLGGVFLPARTEQMPSDQDEELSGAVLAAVGGSSPFLFPGAGREETPRPMLKKRLARVPRVVSGHTGPRAGQAFPLTEVAGLKESPQRWVVAAPGHPCVPMAAPVSPCLLQQYVEEVLKSRQPLLIFLEEPFSSTLHLSASAWEWLALVYRALRDGAVSDILLVPVGIAYDVAPDGCREERADSAQPLGLCACLWAACRALCREFGCVRVDFAQPFSLQEFAAKNLVRRSCAAKSLEELLLPSILSTCQLDGDKAEVWGPGAGTAAGLKAEEEMLVTKLGLHSLSDGVACSAVMAVGITSALLLHKHREGVFLSRLMSDFSWLLEEILLRHHDVGFSGQLRAVVLHSLSLLSARVAVYCLSPPGDVLVVPEASAAAWQELGLHSAALLPVFASEAVGACAIHALLVEMLPFLGMVTRPCGMVLSQDELYRKILALLRLLPLNLLGLQPCQTLECYSQDVLDKLVRCGLLEAEELEREHRLCDVAHRPFLRRLPWMEMDFADSDSDDEDNVSKRCFKLCQPHGSPDFLLFLCRLLSPVLKTYARAAAFLDEPSWPQPEPAYVDALQRFLAEDGSFEWANRSLALSSLQTFKELGVLKEVTSPAGPLLRLGEPFRSRENREKLEAFIQQFTER from the exons ATGAAAACCTGGGTTTGTGATTTGGGGCAGAAACTGGAGATTTTCACCCCTTTCCTGGGCAAGTACCGTCCGTTCGTGGGGCGTTGCTGCCAGACCTGCACCCCGAGGAGCTGG gatcGCTTCTACCATGAGCAGTTCTCCTCTCTCAGCTTCCGCAACGTCATCCAGGTGACAGAGGAAAACACTAG GTACAGGGGCTGGCTGGTTCGAAGACTCTGCTATTTCCTCGCTGTCTTGGATTGGAAAGTTCCTGCTGACACCCCCGGAGACCTCGCGGAGAGGATCTGCCACAGTAAAAG GGTACAGGATGTTGCTGCTGGCCAGGCCCACGGCTCTGGAGGGGACAGCAAGTCCCAGCTACAATGGAGGGAAAAAGTACTCAAGATCCTGGCCCAAATTCAGGCCCCACTCTCTCTTTTCATGCTGAG gctgtgcagctgggctctgctcaggCTCCTGAACTGCCTCTTTCTCAACGTGCAGCTCCACCGTGGGCAGCTGGAGATGGTGCTGAGGGCTGCCAGGACG cctggcgTGCCGCTGGTTTTCCTCTCAACGCACAAGTCACAGCTGGATGGGttactgctctccttcctcctcttctcccagggCCTAGGGGTGCCCAGAGTGACGGTGGGTGGCCAAACGTGCAGCCCTCACCTCCG GGCCTTGCTCAGCTGCCTGGGAGGTGTCTTCCTGCCCGCAAGGACGGAGCAGATGCCGAGCGACCAGGACGAAGAGCTCTCAGGGGCTGTACTTGCTGCGGTAGGTGGGAGCAgccccttccttttccctggtGCTGGAAGGGAAGAAACACCCCGCCCCATGCTCAAGAAGCGCTTGGCGAGGGTGCCTAGGGTGGTCTCGGGGCACACAGGACCACGAGCCGGCCAAGCCTTTCCCTTGACCGAGGTTGCAGGGTTGAAGGAAAGTCCTCAGCGATGGGTGGTGGCAGCTCCTGGGCATCCATGTGTCCCCATGGCTGCCCcagtctcaccctgtctgctCCAGCAGTATGTtgaggaggtgctgaagagccGGCAGCCTCTGCTGATCTTCCTGGAAGAGCCCTTCTCCAGCACCCTgcatctctctgcctctgcctgggaGTGGCTGGCCCTGGTGTACCGAGCTTTGCGGGACGGCGCCGTCTCCGACATCCTCCTGGTCCCCGTGGGCATCGCCTATGACGTGGCCCCCGACGGCTGTCGCGAGGAGCGAGCG GACAGCGCTCAGCCCCTCGGCCTCTGCGCCTGCCTCTGGGCAGCGTGCCGAGCCTTGTGCCGAGAGTTCGGCTGCGTCCGGGTGGACTTCGCCCAGCCCTTCTCCTTACAG GAGTTTGCAGCAAAAAACCTCGTCAGACGGAGCTGCGCAGCGAAGtcactggaggagctgctgctgcccagcatcCTCAGCACGTG CCAGCTGGACGGCGACAAGGCAGAGGTTTGGGGTCCAGGTGCTGGAACAGCTGCCGGCttgaaggcagaagaagaaatgttgGTGACCAAGCTGGGCCTGCACTCCCTGAGCG ACGGTGTTGCCTGCTCCGCTGTCATGGCTGTGGGGATCACATCCGCACTGCTGCTGCACAAGCACCGCGAG GGTGTCTTCCTCTCTCGGCTCATGTCCGACTTCTCATGGCTCCTGGAGGAGATCCTGCTGCGCCACCACGACGTGGGCTTCTCGGGGCAGCTCCGCGCCGTGGTGCTGCACAGCCTCTCCCTGCTCAGCGCCCGCGTCGCCGTGTACTGTCTCTCGCCCCCCGGTGACGTCCTGGTGGTCCCTGAGGCCTCGGCGGCAGCTTGGCAGGAGCTGGGCCTCCACAGCGCGGCCCTCCTGCCCGTCTTCGCCAGCGAGGCGGTGGGAG CTTGTGCCATCCACGCCTTGCTGGTGGAGATGCTGCCCTTTCTGGGGATGGTCACCAGGCCCTGCGGCATGGTGCTGAGCCAGGACGAGCTGTACCGCAAGATCCTGGCGCTCCTCCGGCTCCTGCCCCTCAACCTGCTGGGGCTCCAG ccctgccagaCCCTCGAGTGCTACAGCCAGGATGTCTTGGACAAGCTCGTCCGGTGTGGGCTGCTGGAGGCTGAAGAG TTGGAGCGCGAGCACCGGCTCTGTGACGTGGCCCACCGGCCCTTCCTCAGGAGGCTGCCCTGGATGGAGATGGACTTCGCGGACAGCGACAGCGATGATGAGGACAACGTCAGCAAGCGCTGCTTCAAG ctctgccagcCTCACGGCTCGCCtgacttcctcctcttcctctgccggCTCCTGAGTCCGGTGCTGAAGACCTACGCGAGAGCAGCCGCTTTCCTGGACGAGCCCAGCTGGCCCCAGCCCG AGCCGGCCTACGTGGATGCGCTGCAGCGCTTCTTGGCAGAGGACGGCAGTTTCG aGTGGGCGAACAGGAGCCTGGCCCTGAGCTCTCTGCAGACCTTCAAGGAGCTGGGG gtGCTGAAGGAGGTGACGAGCCCCGCAGGGCCCCTTCTGCGCCTCGGCGAGCCTTTCCGCTCCAGGGAGAACCGGGAGAAGCTGGAGGCCTTCATCCAGCAGTTCACAGAGCGGTGA
- the LOC104148912 gene encoding glycerol-3-phosphate acyltransferase 2, mitochondrial isoform X4, with protein MEGKSTQDPGPNSGPTLSFHAEAVQLGSAQAPELPLSQRAAPPWAAGDGAEGCQDGKEPGSPVSAHALLHQVPALQRAEPSLCSPSLQPGVPLVFLSTHKSQLDGLLLSFLLFSQGLGVPRVTVGGQTCSPHLRALLSCLGGVFLPARTEQMPSDQDEELSGAVLAAVGGSSPFLFPGAGREETPRPMLKKRLARVPRVVSGHTGPRAGQAFPLTEVAGLKESPQRWVVAAPGHPCVPMAAPVSPCLLQQYVEEVLKSRQPLLIFLEEPFSSTLHLSASAWEWLALVYRALRDGAVSDILLVPVGIAYDVAPDGCREERADSAQPLGLCACLWAACRALCREFGCVRVDFAQPFSLQEFAAKNLVRRSCAAKSLEELLLPSILSTCQLDGDKAEVWGPGAGTAAGLKAEEEMLVTKLGLHSLSDGVACSAVMAVGITSALLLHKHREGVFLSRLMSDFSWLLEEILLRHHDVGFSGQLRAVVLHSLSLLSARVAVYCLSPPGDVLVVPEASAAAWQELGLHSAALLPVFASEAVGACAIHALLVEMLPFLGMVTRPCGMVLSQDELYRKILALLRLLPLNLLGLQPCQTLECYSQDVLDKLVRCGLLEAEELEREHRLCDVAHRPFLRRLPWMEMDFADSDSDDEDNVSKRCFKLCQPHGSPDFLLFLCRLLSPVLKTYARAAAFLDEPSWPQPEPAYVDALQRFLAEDGSFEWANRSLALSSLQTFKELGVLKEVTSPAGPLLRLGEPFRSRENREKLEAFIQQFTER; from the exons ATGGAGGGAAAAAGTACTCAAGATCCTGGCCCAAATTCAGGCCCCACTCTCTCTTTTCATGCTGAG gctgtgcagctgggctctgctcaggCTCCTGAACTGCCTCTTTCTCAACGTGCAGCTCCACCGTGGGCAGCTGGAGATGGTGCTGAGGGCTGCCAGGACGGTAAGGAGCCTGGCTCCCCGGTCTCGGCCCACGCGCTGCTCCACCAGGTCCCGGCCCTGCAACGCGCTGAGCCCTCATTGTGTtctccctccctgcagcctggcgTGCCGCTGGTTTTCCTCTCAACGCACAAGTCACAGCTGGATGGGttactgctctccttcctcctcttctcccagggCCTAGGGGTGCCCAGAGTGACGGTGGGTGGCCAAACGTGCAGCCCTCACCTCCG GGCCTTGCTCAGCTGCCTGGGAGGTGTCTTCCTGCCCGCAAGGACGGAGCAGATGCCGAGCGACCAGGACGAAGAGCTCTCAGGGGCTGTACTTGCTGCGGTAGGTGGGAGCAgccccttccttttccctggtGCTGGAAGGGAAGAAACACCCCGCCCCATGCTCAAGAAGCGCTTGGCGAGGGTGCCTAGGGTGGTCTCGGGGCACACAGGACCACGAGCCGGCCAAGCCTTTCCCTTGACCGAGGTTGCAGGGTTGAAGGAAAGTCCTCAGCGATGGGTGGTGGCAGCTCCTGGGCATCCATGTGTCCCCATGGCTGCCCcagtctcaccctgtctgctCCAGCAGTATGTtgaggaggtgctgaagagccGGCAGCCTCTGCTGATCTTCCTGGAAGAGCCCTTCTCCAGCACCCTgcatctctctgcctctgcctgggaGTGGCTGGCCCTGGTGTACCGAGCTTTGCGGGACGGCGCCGTCTCCGACATCCTCCTGGTCCCCGTGGGCATCGCCTATGACGTGGCCCCCGACGGCTGTCGCGAGGAGCGAGCG GACAGCGCTCAGCCCCTCGGCCTCTGCGCCTGCCTCTGGGCAGCGTGCCGAGCCTTGTGCCGAGAGTTCGGCTGCGTCCGGGTGGACTTCGCCCAGCCCTTCTCCTTACAG GAGTTTGCAGCAAAAAACCTCGTCAGACGGAGCTGCGCAGCGAAGtcactggaggagctgctgctgcccagcatcCTCAGCACGTG CCAGCTGGACGGCGACAAGGCAGAGGTTTGGGGTCCAGGTGCTGGAACAGCTGCCGGCttgaaggcagaagaagaaatgttgGTGACCAAGCTGGGCCTGCACTCCCTGAGCG ACGGTGTTGCCTGCTCCGCTGTCATGGCTGTGGGGATCACATCCGCACTGCTGCTGCACAAGCACCGCGAG GGTGTCTTCCTCTCTCGGCTCATGTCCGACTTCTCATGGCTCCTGGAGGAGATCCTGCTGCGCCACCACGACGTGGGCTTCTCGGGGCAGCTCCGCGCCGTGGTGCTGCACAGCCTCTCCCTGCTCAGCGCCCGCGTCGCCGTGTACTGTCTCTCGCCCCCCGGTGACGTCCTGGTGGTCCCTGAGGCCTCGGCGGCAGCTTGGCAGGAGCTGGGCCTCCACAGCGCGGCCCTCCTGCCCGTCTTCGCCAGCGAGGCGGTGGGAG CTTGTGCCATCCACGCCTTGCTGGTGGAGATGCTGCCCTTTCTGGGGATGGTCACCAGGCCCTGCGGCATGGTGCTGAGCCAGGACGAGCTGTACCGCAAGATCCTGGCGCTCCTCCGGCTCCTGCCCCTCAACCTGCTGGGGCTCCAG ccctgccagaCCCTCGAGTGCTACAGCCAGGATGTCTTGGACAAGCTCGTCCGGTGTGGGCTGCTGGAGGCTGAAGAG TTGGAGCGCGAGCACCGGCTCTGTGACGTGGCCCACCGGCCCTTCCTCAGGAGGCTGCCCTGGATGGAGATGGACTTCGCGGACAGCGACAGCGATGATGAGGACAACGTCAGCAAGCGCTGCTTCAAG ctctgccagcCTCACGGCTCGCCtgacttcctcctcttcctctgccggCTCCTGAGTCCGGTGCTGAAGACCTACGCGAGAGCAGCCGCTTTCCTGGACGAGCCCAGCTGGCCCCAGCCCG AGCCGGCCTACGTGGATGCGCTGCAGCGCTTCTTGGCAGAGGACGGCAGTTTCG aGTGGGCGAACAGGAGCCTGGCCCTGAGCTCTCTGCAGACCTTCAAGGAGCTGGGG gtGCTGAAGGAGGTGACGAGCCCCGCAGGGCCCCTTCTGCGCCTCGGCGAGCCTTTCCGCTCCAGGGAGAACCGGGAGAAGCTGGAGGCCTTCATCCAGCAGTTCACAGAGCGGTGA
- the LOC104148912 gene encoding glycerol-3-phosphate acyltransferase 2, mitochondrial isoform X2, whose translation MKTWVCDLGQKLEIFTPFLGKYRPFVGRCCQTCTPRSWDRFYHEQFSSLSFRNVIQVTEENTRYRGWLVRRLCYFLAVLDWKVPADTPGDLAERICHSKRVQDVAAGQAHGSGGDSKSQLQWREKVLKILAQIQAPLSLFMLRLCSWALLRLLNCLFLNVQLHRGQLEMVLRAARTPGVPLVFLSTHKSQLDGLLLSFLLFSQGLGVPRVTVGGQTCSPHLRALLSCLGGVFLPARTEQMPSDQDEELSGAVLAAQYVEEVLKSRQPLLIFLEEPFSSTLHLSASAWEWLALVYRALRDGAVSDILLVPVGIAYDVAPDGCREERADSAQPLGLCACLWAACRALCREFGCVRVDFAQPFSLQEFAAKNLVRRSCAAKSLEELLLPSILSTCQLDGDKAEVWGPGAGTAAGLKAEEEMLVTKLGLHSLSDGVACSAVMAVGITSALLLHKHREGVFLSRLMSDFSWLLEEILLRHHDVGFSGQLRAVVLHSLSLLSARVAVYCLSPPGDVLVVPEASAAAWQELGLHSAALLPVFASEAVGACAIHALLVEMLPFLGMVTRPCGMVLSQDELYRKILALLRLLPLNLLGLQPCQTLECYSQDVLDKLVRCGLLEAEELEREHRLCDVAHRPFLRRLPWMEMDFADSDSDDEDNVSKRCFKLCQPHGSPDFLLFLCRLLSPVLKTYARAAAFLDEPSWPQPEPAYVDALQRFLAEDGSFEWANRSLALSSLQTFKELGVLKEVTSPAGPLLRLGEPFRSRENREKLEAFIQQFTER comes from the exons ATGAAAACCTGGGTTTGTGATTTGGGGCAGAAACTGGAGATTTTCACCCCTTTCCTGGGCAAGTACCGTCCGTTCGTGGGGCGTTGCTGCCAGACCTGCACCCCGAGGAGCTGG gatcGCTTCTACCATGAGCAGTTCTCCTCTCTCAGCTTCCGCAACGTCATCCAGGTGACAGAGGAAAACACTAG GTACAGGGGCTGGCTGGTTCGAAGACTCTGCTATTTCCTCGCTGTCTTGGATTGGAAAGTTCCTGCTGACACCCCCGGAGACCTCGCGGAGAGGATCTGCCACAGTAAAAG GGTACAGGATGTTGCTGCTGGCCAGGCCCACGGCTCTGGAGGGGACAGCAAGTCCCAGCTACAATGGAGGGAAAAAGTACTCAAGATCCTGGCCCAAATTCAGGCCCCACTCTCTCTTTTCATGCTGAG gctgtgcagctgggctctgctcaggCTCCTGAACTGCCTCTTTCTCAACGTGCAGCTCCACCGTGGGCAGCTGGAGATGGTGCTGAGGGCTGCCAGGACG cctggcgTGCCGCTGGTTTTCCTCTCAACGCACAAGTCACAGCTGGATGGGttactgctctccttcctcctcttctcccagggCCTAGGGGTGCCCAGAGTGACGGTGGGTGGCCAAACGTGCAGCCCTCACCTCCG GGCCTTGCTCAGCTGCCTGGGAGGTGTCTTCCTGCCCGCAAGGACGGAGCAGATGCCGAGCGACCAGGACGAAGAGCTCTCAGGGGCTGTACTTGCTGCG CAGTATGTtgaggaggtgctgaagagccGGCAGCCTCTGCTGATCTTCCTGGAAGAGCCCTTCTCCAGCACCCTgcatctctctgcctctgcctgggaGTGGCTGGCCCTGGTGTACCGAGCTTTGCGGGACGGCGCCGTCTCCGACATCCTCCTGGTCCCCGTGGGCATCGCCTATGACGTGGCCCCCGACGGCTGTCGCGAGGAGCGAGCG GACAGCGCTCAGCCCCTCGGCCTCTGCGCCTGCCTCTGGGCAGCGTGCCGAGCCTTGTGCCGAGAGTTCGGCTGCGTCCGGGTGGACTTCGCCCAGCCCTTCTCCTTACAG GAGTTTGCAGCAAAAAACCTCGTCAGACGGAGCTGCGCAGCGAAGtcactggaggagctgctgctgcccagcatcCTCAGCACGTG CCAGCTGGACGGCGACAAGGCAGAGGTTTGGGGTCCAGGTGCTGGAACAGCTGCCGGCttgaaggcagaagaagaaatgttgGTGACCAAGCTGGGCCTGCACTCCCTGAGCG ACGGTGTTGCCTGCTCCGCTGTCATGGCTGTGGGGATCACATCCGCACTGCTGCTGCACAAGCACCGCGAG GGTGTCTTCCTCTCTCGGCTCATGTCCGACTTCTCATGGCTCCTGGAGGAGATCCTGCTGCGCCACCACGACGTGGGCTTCTCGGGGCAGCTCCGCGCCGTGGTGCTGCACAGCCTCTCCCTGCTCAGCGCCCGCGTCGCCGTGTACTGTCTCTCGCCCCCCGGTGACGTCCTGGTGGTCCCTGAGGCCTCGGCGGCAGCTTGGCAGGAGCTGGGCCTCCACAGCGCGGCCCTCCTGCCCGTCTTCGCCAGCGAGGCGGTGGGAG CTTGTGCCATCCACGCCTTGCTGGTGGAGATGCTGCCCTTTCTGGGGATGGTCACCAGGCCCTGCGGCATGGTGCTGAGCCAGGACGAGCTGTACCGCAAGATCCTGGCGCTCCTCCGGCTCCTGCCCCTCAACCTGCTGGGGCTCCAG ccctgccagaCCCTCGAGTGCTACAGCCAGGATGTCTTGGACAAGCTCGTCCGGTGTGGGCTGCTGGAGGCTGAAGAG TTGGAGCGCGAGCACCGGCTCTGTGACGTGGCCCACCGGCCCTTCCTCAGGAGGCTGCCCTGGATGGAGATGGACTTCGCGGACAGCGACAGCGATGATGAGGACAACGTCAGCAAGCGCTGCTTCAAG ctctgccagcCTCACGGCTCGCCtgacttcctcctcttcctctgccggCTCCTGAGTCCGGTGCTGAAGACCTACGCGAGAGCAGCCGCTTTCCTGGACGAGCCCAGCTGGCCCCAGCCCG AGCCGGCCTACGTGGATGCGCTGCAGCGCTTCTTGGCAGAGGACGGCAGTTTCG aGTGGGCGAACAGGAGCCTGGCCCTGAGCTCTCTGCAGACCTTCAAGGAGCTGGGG gtGCTGAAGGAGGTGACGAGCCCCGCAGGGCCCCTTCTGCGCCTCGGCGAGCCTTTCCGCTCCAGGGAGAACCGGGAGAAGCTGGAGGCCTTCATCCAGCAGTTCACAGAGCGGTGA